A genomic stretch from Candidatus Omnitrophota bacterium includes:
- a CDS encoding nucleotidyl transferase AbiEii/AbiGii toxin family protein yields the protein MDRAIRKAQKDVLKVFAGKAKDFALAGGTALELYYLHHRFSADLDFFSPKFAKGEIGSIIAALQKNIGRRIKQESEFVSPNKARVRFYAVPIKGSRRYLKIDFVEDVLFDKPDIERFEGVRVYSAKSIYLQKIGAIAGMRPEADEVGREIMEGRKAARDVFDLYMLSQKILPLHRFLKGVPSLWQRGMVHWYRTFSRQELQLALLDMDIYDKKFNSKAMIFYLEDEIKKFIREVME from the coding sequence ATGGACAGGGCGATAAGGAAGGCGCAGAAAGACGTTCTAAAGGTATTTGCCGGTAAGGCGAAGGATTTTGCCCTGGCAGGGGGGACCGCGCTTGAGCTGTATTATCTGCACCATCGCTTTTCCGCTGATTTGGACTTTTTTTCGCCGAAATTCGCTAAAGGAGAAATAGGCAGTATTATCGCCGCGCTTCAGAAAAATATCGGCCGGCGCATAAAGCAGGAATCGGAATTCGTTTCTCCAAATAAGGCCAGGGTGCGCTTTTACGCGGTTCCGATCAAGGGCTCCAGGAGATATTTGAAGATAGATTTTGTTGAGGATGTGCTTTTTGACAAGCCGGATATTGAGAGGTTTGAAGGCGTGCGGGTATACAGCGCAAAGAGCATATATCTACAGAAGATCGGCGCTATCGCAGGCATGCGCCCGGAAGCGGATGAAGTTGGCAGGGAGATAATGGAGGGCCGTAAAGCGGCGCGCGATGTATTTGACTTATATATGCTTTCGCAAAAGATCCTGCCTTTGCACAGATTCTTAAAAGGCGTTCCTTCTCTGTGGCAGAGGGGGATGGTGCATTGGTATCGGACGTTTTCCCGGCAGGAGCTTCAGCTGGCGCTTCTTGATATGGATATTTATGACAAGAAATTTAATTCAAAAGCGATGATTTTTTATCTTGAAGATGAAATAAAGAAGTTCATACGCGAGGTAATGGAATGA
- a CDS encoding HD-GYP domain-containing protein — MIDYKKELENSAKTMILVHNPDTLTKLIVRTMVGKVGVVHAGILLHRKDKDTYVLTVSRGEKGFKIPAGFARIDKDSALIKIFSDRKNKDIFGREVVTLRDIDKKLRENKVNKNTLALLEKAKYQLDIFDTIAAIPSYYQNDLLGILLLGRKKSGGDFAKDELAFIVALASNVAMAIRNAQLFDELQHELDKKHKLFIHTTVALAAAIDAKDHYTHGHTSRVTGLSIAIAEEMSFLKKNKINNKFLENLHIASLLHDIGKIGVPESILNKEGPLDAVERKRIEEHTLIGVNILQPIKELEEALAGVKYHHERYDGSGYPEGLKGEGIPLIAAIISVADSFDAMTTDRPYRKALSRETAFEELRSQSGRQFNPRVVEAFFQAYQKGKV; from the coding sequence ATGATCGATTATAAGAAAGAGTTAGAGAATTCAGCGAAGACGATGATCCTGGTGCATAATCCGGATACGCTGACGAAGCTTATCGTCAGGACAATGGTCGGCAAGGTAGGGGTAGTGCACGCGGGAATACTGCTGCATAGGAAAGACAAGGATACCTATGTGCTTACCGTCTCCCGGGGCGAAAAGGGTTTTAAGATCCCTGCCGGCTTTGCCAGGATAGATAAGGACAGCGCGCTTATCAAGATATTCAGCGACCGCAAAAATAAAGATATATTCGGGCGCGAGGTAGTAACTCTGCGGGATATAGATAAAAAGCTCCGTGAAAATAAGGTCAACAAGAACACCCTCGCTTTGCTGGAAAAGGCAAAATACCAGCTGGACATATTTGACACGATAGCGGCGATACCCAGTTACTACCAGAACGATCTGCTGGGGATACTGCTTCTGGGGAGAAAAAAGTCGGGAGGCGATTTCGCGAAAGACGAACTGGCATTTATAGTCGCCCTCGCGTCTAATGTGGCAATGGCTATCAGGAATGCCCAGTTGTTTGATGAGCTTCAGCACGAACTTGATAAGAAGCACAAATTGTTCATACATACTACGGTCGCCCTTGCCGCCGCCATTGACGCCAAAGACCACTACACCCACGGACATACCTCGCGCGTAACAGGATTAAGCATCGCCATCGCGGAAGAGATGTCCTTCCTGAAAAAGAATAAGATCAACAACAAGTTTCTGGAAAACCTGCATATTGCCAGCTTACTGCACGATATCGGCAAAATAGGCGTCCCCGAATCGATCCTGAATAAAGAAGGCCCGTTAGATGCCGTTGAGCGAAAGAGGATAGAGGAGCACACCTTGATCGGCGTCAACATACTGCAGCCGATAAAGGAGCTTGAAGAGGCGCTGGCAGGCGTGAAATACCATCATGAGAGATACGACGGTTCCGGCTATCCGGAAGGCCTTAAGGGCGAGGGGATACCTCTTATCGCCGCCATAATCTCCGTCGCGGACTCCTTTGACGCCATGACTACCGACAGGCCGTACAGGAAGGCGCTGTCCAGGGAGACGGCGTTTGAGGAGTTACGCAGCCAAAGCGGCAGGCAGTTCAACCCGCGGGTAGTAGAGGCATTCTTCCAGGCATATCAAAAGGGCAAGGTCTAA
- a CDS encoding transposase, protein MPSHIKKFISDCLMSNHIHLILEVNEASNLSRFMKRVNLRYVYYYRRKYAYCGHLWQDRFKAKTIDNEEYLIQCGKYIELNPVRAGIVKGPEEYRFSSYLHYAYGAKDILIQGDPLYHNLASSQERRQLIYRDIIIEEMTEKTLKARRIIEHSELIAV, encoded by the coding sequence TTGCCATCACATATCAAAAAATTCATATCAGATTGCCTGATGAGCAATCATATACACCTGATACTGGAAGTAAACGAAGCAAGCAACCTTTCCAGGTTCATGAAGCGGGTAAACCTGAGGTACGTCTACTATTACAGAAGAAAGTATGCCTACTGCGGCCATCTCTGGCAGGACAGGTTCAAGGCAAAGACTATAGACAATGAGGAATACCTTATTCAATGCGGCAAGTACATAGAACTCAATCCTGTCAGGGCAGGTATAGTCAAGGGGCCTGAAGAATATCGGTTTTCCAGCTATCTCCATTATGCCTATGGAGCAAAGGATATTTTAATTCAAGGCGATCCCTTATACCACAATTTAGCAAGCAGCCAGGAGAGAAGACAGCTTATTTACAGAGACATAATAATAGAAGAGATGACAGAAAAGACCCTAAAGGCAAGAAGAATAATTGAGCACTCAGAACTTATTGCGGTATAA
- a CDS encoding protein-L-isoaspartate(D-aspartate) O-methyltransferase, translating into MDYALSRKRMVEEQLMRRGISDRKVLELFGRVERHKFVPEGLRSSAYGDFPLAIGEGQTISQPYIVALMTESLRLRETDKVLEIGTGSGYQTVFLAELAKDVYTVEKYDSLSGRAKEIFDGLGYKNIKVRVGDGTDGWREFAPYDKIIVTAAATEVPKPLIEQLKAGGRLLIPIGERYSQVLTAVDKEKEGAREEKICGCVFVPLQGSYSCE; encoded by the coding sequence ATGGATTACGCGCTTTCGCGTAAGCGGATGGTTGAGGAGCAGCTTATGCGGAGGGGCATAAGCGACAGAAAGGTGCTTGAGCTTTTCGGCAGGGTGGAGCGCCACAAGTTTGTGCCTGAAGGCCTGCGTTCAAGCGCCTACGGGGATTTCCCCCTGGCAATAGGCGAGGGCCAGACCATTTCTCAACCCTATATAGTCGCTCTTATGACAGAGAGTTTGCGTTTGCGGGAGACGGATAAGGTGTTGGAGATTGGCACCGGCTCCGGTTATCAGACGGTGTTCCTCGCGGAACTGGCAAAAGATGTCTACACCGTTGAGAAATATGATTCTCTGTCCGGGCGGGCGAAAGAGATCTTTGATGGACTGGGCTATAAAAATATCAAGGTCAGGGTGGGAGACGGCACCGATGGCTGGCGGGAGTTTGCTCCTTACGACAAGATAATAGTAACTGCCGCGGCAACCGAGGTGCCGAAGCCGCTTATTGAACAGTTGAAGGCCGGCGGACGGCTGCTCATACCTATAGGAGAGCGGTATAGCCAGGTGTTGACAGCTGTTGATAAAGAGAAAGAGGGGGCCAGGGAAGAGAAAATCTGCGGATGCGTATTCGTGCCGCTTCAAGGGAGTTATAGTTGTGAATAG
- a CDS encoding glycosyltransferase, with product MSKRILLMYISEVSGHKQATVAVEKSIKNIDPRAEVLNINAFNYTNPISEKIINKLYLGVIKRTPKIWEYLYDNPAVVEKTRNIKEMIHRFNAPKLKALFDKFQPQAVACSQAFPCGMAAYFKQAYNTELPLVGIVTDYTAHSYWVYENVDYYVVPSGNISRQLIKKGVKEEKIKVLGIPIEPKFSRPQNNKEEIKGRLGLEPEIPIVLIMGGGQGLGPIGGIIKVLDKLERPVQMVVICGSNKKLYEKLSGKSDKFKNKVVILGFADNIEQLMDISELVITKPGGITTAEALAKGLPMVIVKPIPGQEESNTQYLLDNGVAIKIDDIDELAGCISGLLAGPSRLSAMSASARSIGKPNSSEDIARLLLGLCKNT from the coding sequence ATGTCTAAGAGAATTCTGCTGATGTATATTTCCGAGGTCTCCGGCCACAAGCAGGCGACTGTAGCGGTGGAGAAGTCAATAAAGAATATTGACCCGCGGGCAGAGGTCCTCAATATAAACGCCTTCAATTACACCAACCCGATCTCAGAGAAGATCATAAATAAATTATATCTGGGCGTGATAAAGCGCACGCCGAAGATCTGGGAGTATCTTTACGATAACCCGGCCGTTGTGGAGAAGACCCGCAATATCAAGGAAATGATACACCGTTTCAACGCGCCCAAGCTTAAGGCCCTGTTTGATAAGTTCCAGCCGCAGGCAGTCGCCTGCTCCCAGGCATTCCCCTGCGGAATGGCGGCTTATTTTAAGCAGGCGTATAATACCGAACTTCCGCTGGTAGGGATCGTAACCGATTATACCGCGCACTCATACTGGGTCTATGAAAATGTTGATTATTATGTCGTGCCTTCCGGAAATATCAGCCGGCAGCTTATAAAAAAAGGCGTTAAAGAAGAGAAAATAAAGGTGTTGGGCATACCGATCGAGCCGAAATTCAGCCGGCCGCAGAATAATAAAGAAGAGATAAAAGGCCGGCTGGGGCTTGAGCCGGAGATCCCCATTGTGCTGATCATGGGCGGCGGGCAGGGGTTGGGCCCCATAGGCGGGATCATAAAGGTCCTGGATAAATTAGAGCGGCCTGTGCAAATGGTTGTAATATGCGGCTCGAATAAGAAACTTTATGAGAAATTAAGCGGAAAAAGTGATAAGTTCAAGAATAAGGTAGTGATCCTGGGTTTTGCCGACAACATAGAACAGTTGATGGATATTTCAGAACTGGTAATTACTAAGCCCGGAGGCATAACTACCGCGGAGGCGCTCGCCAAGGGCCTGCCGATGGTTATTGTCAAACCCATACCCGGGCAGGAAGAAAGCAATACGCAGTATTTGCTTGATAACGGCGTGGCGATAAAGATCGACGATATAGACGAGCTTGCCGGATGTATCAGTGGATTGTTGGCCGGCCCCTCAAGATTAAGCGCTATGTCTGCCAGCGCCCGTTCTATCGGCAAGCCGAACTCTTCAGAAGATATTGCCAGGCTTCTCTTAGGGCTTTGTAAGAATACCTGA
- a CDS encoding helix-turn-helix transcriptional regulator: MNISKYFWDLNRKSLRGVKKVLRDPNHPDYARRMVALLSRCDSPRELFSVVAQKEFIRAWPKIRSHWVKMSRQSDFRDWWETIYEQLIEKYRHTQKKSPGRMPDLYRKVGMMLKEARLEMGLSQRQLAQIAGMKQPDISRIEEGRKNITLYTLMRLCKIIKIKRINLG, from the coding sequence ATGAATATTTCAAAATATTTCTGGGATTTAAACCGCAAATCCTTGAGGGGGGTCAAAAAGGTTTTAAGAGATCCGAATCACCCTGATTATGCCAGGCGGATGGTTGCCCTGCTTTCCCGCTGCGACAGTCCCAGGGAGCTGTTTTCTGTTGTGGCGCAGAAAGAATTTATCCGCGCCTGGCCTAAGATCCGTTCTCATTGGGTTAAAATGAGCCGGCAGTCGGATTTTCGCGACTGGTGGGAGACAATATATGAACAACTTATTGAAAAATACCGCCATACACAAAAGAAATCACCGGGCAGGATGCCTGACTTATACCGGAAAGTCGGAATGATGCTTAAAGAGGCGCGCCTTGAAATGGGCTTGAGCCAGAGGCAATTGGCGCAGATAGCAGGCATGAAGCAGCCGGATATTTCGCGTATTGAAGAGGGCAGGAAAAATATTACTTTATATACCTTAATGCGCCTATGTAAGATTATAAAGATTAAGCGAATTAATTTAGGATGA
- a CDS encoding glycosyltransferase family 2 protein, with translation MKACVIIPTLNEEENIGGLVSELRAKELDVLVIDDGSEDKTSEAAENAGAKVVRNARNLGKGASLKIGFDNALSGGFDAVITMDGDGQHCANDIDKFIDEAEKNGAEIIIGNRMSDASAMPPLRYMTNKLMSWGISGLTGQRIPDSQCGFRLFIPGVLKNVKLGTSKYETESEILIRASRMGYRIRSIPIKTLYFNRKSQINPFVDTLRFFRFLFSELFR, from the coding sequence ATGAAGGCCTGCGTAATAATACCGACCCTTAACGAAGAGGAGAATATAGGCGGCCTGGTTTCTGAGCTTCGCGCGAAGGAATTGGATGTATTGGTGATCGACGACGGCTCAGAGGATAAGACATCGGAAGCCGCGGAGAATGCCGGCGCGAAGGTTGTCCGTAACGCGCGCAACCTGGGCAAGGGCGCTTCCTTGAAAATAGGGTTTGATAACGCCTTGTCAGGGGGTTTTGACGCGGTGATCACCATGGACGGAGACGGACAGCACTGCGCGAATGACATTGATAAGTTTATTGACGAGGCGGAAAAGAACGGGGCGGAGATCATAATCGGCAACAGGATGAGCGACGCGTCGGCTATGCCGCCGCTTCGCTATATGACCAATAAATTGATGTCCTGGGGCATCTCAGGCTTGACAGGGCAGAGAATACCCGATAGCCAATGCGGGTTCCGCCTGTTTATCCCCGGTGTCCTGAAGAATGTCAAGCTGGGCACTTCAAAATATGAGACAGAATCCGAGATCCTGATCCGGGCGTCAAGAATGGGTTACAGGATCCGGTCGATCCCCATCAAGACGCTTTATTTCAACAGAAAAAGCCAGATAAACCCCTTTGTGGATACCCTTCGGTTCTTCAGGTTTTTATTCAGCGAACTATTCCGGTGA
- a CDS encoding lysophospholipid acyltransferase family protein, whose protein sequence is MVNYLIYRLGHFIAVCLPLRLSYTLADLVCTIQFIIAGKDRRAVIANFRAIFPEKSRGEILLISWKMFRNFGRYLAVFFKFALIDDKFIKKHVVMENMEYISESLKKYGGVIATTAHIGNWELAAAVTALRGYPVVAVAMVHKNKRIDEFFNKQRGHTGVEIVPLGGAVKKCLKALKERKVVALVGDRDFTRGGFRLDFFGRTAIIPRGPAMLAFKANTPIIPGFITVQKDGKFNLRFEEPILPVATGNEEKDVVELAKRCLRIIEGYIRRYPEQWFMFRQFWI, encoded by the coding sequence GTGGTCAATTACCTCATTTACAGATTAGGACATTTTATCGCGGTATGCCTGCCGCTGCGGCTTTCCTACACCCTTGCCGATCTGGTCTGTACTATCCAATTCATTATTGCCGGAAAAGACAGAAGGGCTGTGATAGCTAACTTTCGGGCCATATTCCCGGAGAAAAGCCGCGGAGAGATACTGCTTATTTCCTGGAAGATGTTCAGGAATTTCGGCAGGTACCTGGCGGTATTCTTTAAGTTCGCGTTAATTGACGATAAATTTATTAAGAAGCACGTGGTGATGGAGAATATGGAGTATATATCCGAATCTCTTAAGAAATACGGCGGGGTAATAGCGACTACCGCTCATATCGGCAATTGGGAGCTTGCCGCGGCAGTTACCGCGCTTCGCGGCTATCCCGTGGTAGCCGTGGCAATGGTCCATAAGAATAAGCGGATAGATGAATTTTTCAATAAGCAGCGCGGGCATACAGGGGTTGAAATAGTGCCTTTGGGCGGCGCCGTAAAGAAATGCCTCAAGGCGCTTAAAGAGCGCAAGGTGGTGGCGCTGGTAGGCGACAGGGATTTTACGCGGGGAGGATTCCGGCTTGATTTCTTCGGCAGGACTGCTATCATACCTAGAGGGCCGGCGATGCTCGCCTTTAAGGCCAACACGCCCATAATCCCGGGATTTATCACCGTCCAGAAGGACGGCAAATTCAATCTGAGGTTTGAGGAGCCGATCCTGCCGGTTGCCACAGGCAATGAAGAAAAAGACGTGGTAGAATTAGCAAAGAGGTGCCTGCGTATTATTGAGGGTTATATCAGGCGTTATCCCGAGCAGTGGTTTATGTTCCGTCAATTCTGGATCTAA
- a CDS encoding NTF2 fold immunity protein yields MKLLKLSLAVMLVLSISGCSGKISNALQEEGLMITLEEAIGIGNKELERRGDSLSENDLKITADNEEMAWEEVDSFFPIILQEKIRKLHNDGRKYWVVSYIPKKPMLGGIAIIFIDRTNGKILDFYGGE; encoded by the coding sequence ATGAAACTATTAAAATTATCTTTAGCTGTTATGTTAGTCCTATCTATCTCTGGTTGCTCGGGCAAAATTTCAAATGCATTACAGGAAGAGGGGTTAATGATAACTTTAGAAGAAGCAATAGGGATAGGAAATAAAGAGTTAGAAAGAAGAGGCGATTCTTTATCCGAAAACGATTTGAAGATAACAGCCGATAATGAAGAGATGGCCTGGGAGGAGGTCGATTCATTTTTTCCCATTATTTTACAAGAAAAAATCAGGAAGCTGCATAATGATGGAAGAAAGTATTGGGTAGTTTCATATATACCAAAAAAGCCGATGCTAGGAGGGATTGCAATAATCTTTATTGATCGAACCAATGGAAAAATACTTGATTTTTATGGAGGGGAATAG
- a CDS encoding DUF4329 domain-containing protein translates to MTALTDSSGSTVESYTYDAYGKPSTASSIGNPYMFTGREYDLETGLYYYRARHYSPMLGRFLQRDPWGHLFLATNLYLYCYNNPLIWIDPWGLKPGDPYPTEDAAGKDAVNDINPKSISEGREYGGWVYENPNGTYSYTKPYPGSKAGTSLGPRPSGGRVVGDYHTHGANDPGYNNENFSLQDIADNRRSGTTGYLGTPSGAVKKYEPSSNQQTDIQPSGEKRKDKKK, encoded by the coding sequence GTGACCGCTCTCACCGACTCATCCGGCTCAACCGTTGAATCCTACACCTACGACGCCTACGGCAAGCCATCCACTGCCTCATCCATCGGCAATCCCTACATGTTCACCGGCAGGGAGTATGACCTTGAGACAGGGCTGTATTACTACAGGGCTCGCCACTACTCGCCAATGCTGGGGAGGTTCTTGCAGAGGGATCCGTGGGGGCACTTATTTTTAGCTACAAATTTATATTTGTATTGTTATAATAATCCGTTAATCTGGATAGATCCTTGGGGGTTAAAGCCCGGTGATCCCTATCCAACAGAAGATGCAGCTGGAAAAGATGCAGTAAACGATATAAATCCAAAATCAATTTCAGAAGGACGGGAATATGGTGGATGGGTATATGAGAATCCTAACGGAACATACTCTTATACTAAACCGTATCCTGGTAGTAAAGCGGGTACCTCTTTAGGGCCAAGACCATCGGGCGGTAGGGTGGTAGGAGATTATCATACTCATGGTGCAAACGATCCTGGTTATAATAATGAGAACTTCTCGTTACAAGATATAGCGGATAATAGACGGTCAGGAACGACAGGATATTTAGGAACTCCCAGTGGCGCAGTTAAGAAATATGAACCATCAAGTAATCAACAGACAGATATTCAACCTTCAGGAGAAAAACGTAAAGATAAAAAGAAGTAG